gatcCGAGGAGGATccgcgcgccctccgtccccggcggcgcgacgactcgCGAAGAGACGTCGGATTTGTTTTGCGAAATCGGGACGATCATCTCGACGCAGTCGTAGACGATccacccgtcgtcgacgccaccggcgcgcatCAGCGCCCGCAGCGCCcggtgcgtcgcgagcgacgccgcgacggtgcacACGGCGGGGATTCGCACCTTGCACCCGCGCGCCAGTTCGGAGACGGCTTCACGGCAGCGATCCGTCGGGTTCTCCAACCAGCAAACCTTGTTCTGAACCTCGTCGAACAGCTCACCGGCCCAGGCGCACGGATCGTCCCCGGGCTCcaacgcgtcgagctcgcgcagggCTAGCaccagcgcgggcgccacggcggcgtcgtcggagtaCCGCAGGGTGACGTGCGACGGGTGTCCGTTCGAGCTTCCGTCTTTCAACTTTTGGAGACCCGACCCGAGCGATTTTCCCAGAGACGAAGCGGCGGATGAAGCGTCGTCGGGAAGACgaaccgcctcggcgcccaccCACCGCACGTACTCGCAATCGCCCGGCGAAAAAGCGTCGTTGGGAAGACGAAGCGTCGCCGTGAACGAGTGCGTGCCCGTGGACGcggacaccgtcgccgtcggacccggcgccgcgagttTTTCATTTTTTTGTTCTTCACCCGTTCTTTTCGCAACCAGTTCCACGCGATCGCCCACCACCAGTCCGTGGggcgtcgcctcgcacgTCGTCAACGCgtacgcgttcgtcgcgccgccgccgccgtcgtcgtcgagcttcGTGACGCTCTCCACgagagcgggcggcggcggcggcttggagGCGACGCGTCTATGTCGACgctcgccagctgtgtcgcgcGATGGGatgtcgcgcgacgcgtgcacgaaggcgaacgcgccgtgcgcgagcgcgcagaCGCATCTGGTCTCGCGGAGGCCGTCCGTGAagtcggcgagctcgcgcatcGACGATACCGCGGTCGTGGCGATGATGACGCCGATTTGGGAGGCTTCGACGGACTCGGGGTCCGGGAGCGGCCCGACCATGGCGGTGACCTCGGTGGTGGAGATGCCGTCGAAAGCgaccgcgaggcgctcggcgagagcctcggatcgccgccggccgacgtcggcgtccgtcAGGAGGAGCTGAGTGTTGAGATCCTCGTGCGTCACGGGCGTATCGTCGTTCAGCACCACCCGCGTGAGGCCGCAGAGCATCAGGAGTCGCGCCGTCTCGGATCCCACCCCGCAGAGCCCGTGCACCATCGCGGAgtgccggcgtcgcgcggccgaTCCCTCGTGAACGGCGGCCCAgtcgatgagctcgccgtGGCCGATCGCGTGATGCAGCGGCGTGAACCGCGGATCGTCCGTCAGGACCCGCATCAACCGAGGGCCCAtgtcgccgcgtgcgggaGGGCCCCTTTCTCTGCGCTCTCCGCGAGGAAAACAACAACGAGCCGATAATTTCACGCAGCTCGAGACTCTTCGCACTTTGCCCGAGGGGGTCacttcgtcgcgcgctcgcggcccACCACATGCGCTGGACCCCCGCGTTCGCTcacgcccttcttcgcgtAAAGGGCGTCAAGCGCCCCTCTGACCTCGCCCGGCTGCACGTGTGCTTCCTGGTTTACGTAGCCCGGAAGCTCTTCTGCTAGCTAGCTGGGAGAAAGCTCGCGCAGCTCTGGGTGAGCAGTCGCTGCGACGGGGCTTTTCTCGCGaaccgggggcggcgcgcctcgaggtGGTATGctcccgcgcgagcggaAGCCGCAACCGCAGAGACCTGCGGTCTCGATGACCCCTCAGGCGATCCAGCAGCGACTGATTGTGGCCAaccaggagctcgcgcgccacAACGGGAAGGTACGGTAGACCGCCCCTTCCCTCCCGCCCGTTGTTCGAAAACACAGCTGTGCTGCAACCCCCGCCTCACCACCCTCCGCGCCTTCGCAGCttcgcgcggacgtcaacgagtcgcggcgccgcgcggacatGGCCGTCAACGCCGAGAAACAGGCCGCCATCGTCAACGCGATCCTCCGGCAGCAGAACGACACCGCCGTGCGCGAAACCCGGCAGCTCCTGGTAAGCCCCTCTCCCGCGCGTTCAAATAACGAAAGCGCTGAAAACCCCCcgccccttcgccgcgcgccgccgcaggcCAAGCTCCAATCGTCGAACGACGAGATAACGAGGCTCAAGATCCgtctcgccgcgtacgagcgcgagcgcgagcgccggcccgagcgccccgcgccttcacccgcgccgcccgagccgaAGCCCGAGCCGAAGCCCGAGCCGAAGCCCGAGCCCGGGCCcgagctcgctcgcgcccttccaaagtcgtcgtcgcgcatcgacgtcgcgcccgatcccgatcccgacgacgacgtctgggcgttcgtcgaggacgagcagcgcgagttcccccgcgcccttccTCGTACACCCGCCAACACGCCCGTTCAATCCTTCTCGGCTCCCGTGGCTACGTTTCCCGTCTCGGCTCTCGCGTCGAACCGACCTCTCCGTCGGCCGCCCGCGTTCGATCCGAACGCGACGtgggcggacgaggagaaccTCGTTCCTCCGACGCGGcccagggcggcgacggcaggGGACACGCCGCAGGTCGCCGTCCGCTCGGGTTTGCGCGAGCGGTCAAAGAACGTGAGCTACGCGGAGCCCAGCCTGAAGGCGAAGGTTCGCAGGCCGTGGTCGCCGACGAAGCCCAAGCGGAGGTCGTCAAAggcgaagcgacgcgagaccgagcccgcggcggcggcggcgtcaacgtCGACACTCACGTCGACATCCACGTCAACTTCCACGCAATCAGCCACGTCAGCGGCCACGTCAGCGACCGCGTCAGCGTCTACGTCGTCTGGGGTGAGATcattcgacgcggcgctcgcgcgagtcgcgtccgccgtctcctTCGTCACCGAACgaaagcgcggcggcgcccagaaggcgcgacgcgcgaagaGCCCTGAGGAACATCCGGAGATCGAGAGCAGCCCGGAGATCGAcccgaacgcgctcgcccggcgcgggctcaCCGACTCGGATTCCGACCCAAACGAGGAACCGACTCTGCCCGACTCGGGTTCCCCCGCCAGGCCGTCGCCCTTCTCCAACTTCACGTCCCGGCACGTCATCAGGCCGGGTCCCACCAATCGGGTGCTCTCGTTCGACAACTCGCCGGGATCGAACGAGCCGTTCCCGACCGCGGCTGCGTACGTCCGGATACCCACCGCCGTCGAGATTGCGCCGTCGTTCGGTGACGACCCCGACTCTGACTCCGACtctgacgacggcggcgactccgACGGGGAGAGCGAGTACGAAGACGCGGAGGGttcggcggtggacgacgacgacgtcgcgtccgacgtcgcgtccgacgtcggcgacgaggtgccgctgctcgcgcgccgcctgaGCCAGGAGGAGATCACCGACGCTCTGCTCGCGGATgcggtggcgacggggaTGAGGCTGGATCCGCGCCcgggcgctcggcggggaTGAACgagcgggcgtcggcgtcggcgtcggcgtcggcggcgagccacgGGATCCAGCCATCGGCGAGCCGGACGATGCGAAGGTCGGACTGAGCGAACGTTCGACGTTACACGACACGGAGGACGAGCGAGGGTATCGAGGGAagcgagacgacgacgcgattgCGGATTCGATGAAAGTCTATAAACTCGATCAATCCTCGCCCATGAGGGTCAGTTCGCTCTCCCGcagcgccttctccttggccCACCGCGCGTACCCCATGCTCGCGACGTTGGCGAAGCTCAGGCCGTCTCCCGCGATGGAACACCCCGGCGCGAGCCAGCACGCGACCCTCCGCCCGAGGATCTCCCTCAGGTTGGCCCTCGCACCCAGCGAGTACGGGTGCTGAACGCCGTCCAGACTGGGCGCgtagccgtcgccgcccgcctgaccgacgtcgccgggtttGGGCCCCACCAGCCTCGACCGCACGCCCTCGTAGTGCTCGATCGTGGTCTTGTTGTTCACCACCAGGTAGCAGTGCCACCCGAACAGCAGGCAAAGCGCCACAGACAGGCACAGCGATAAAATCAACGCggccatctcggcgacggaggcggcgacgccgtcgtcctcgccgtggtTCACCCTGTGATCCGCGTGGCTCTTccccacgtcgtcgtcgtcgccgctgaaCCGCCCGATCGCGTCCCCCGCCAGTATACCAAACGCGTGGCAACACGCGACTGTAATGTAAAACAAAAACGTGAAGAACGATTTGTAGTTGCGGTGGCCGATGCAGTTGTTCACCCACACGCAGTGGTGGTCCATGCGCAAAACGCACCGGTTGCACACCCTGCAGTGATGCGTCCGCGGGGGCTTGTACTTTGCGCACTTCTTGCAgtaccgcgcgccgcccttgcgCTTGAGCTCCTGCAGTCCGCCGTGATGACCATGCGTCCCCCCGTCAACCCCGGACTCCAATTCGCCGGTTTCCAAGTCGTTCAGCGATGGGGGTCGCCAcgccgtcggcaccctccccGGGTCCCTGTACACGCAGCACAGGTACATGAGGAAACCGACGCCCGCGTTGAACGAGAGCACACCGGTGTTCATCACCCCGGGCACGCTGTTCTCcatccaccgcgtcgccacgGCCATAGCCTCGGCGTAGACGAACCAGATGATGGCGatcaccgcgacgacgggaagGGAGAGCTTGCGGAGGATGAGGCGGGGCAGGCGCTTGAACCTCGAGCCGCACGCGAGTTTGGCGCCCTTCTCGGCGAGATCCATGGCCTCCGTCTGGAGGTCGGGcatggacggcgccgggaccATCTCGCTCCGAcgcgggtccgcgacggctGGCTCTCGCTCGTCTACCTGTACCTATGCGCTAGTCTGGGGTTCGTCGTTTCGGTgctgacgacgcgcgcgagtgtGCCGCGTGATCAGCGTCGCTTGGAGCCGCACTTGCAGTTGGCGCCGCACTTGCATCCCGCGCCGCAGCTGCAGTCCGCCCACGGGCACTTGCCTGCGCGATTGGACGCGAACGGAGGGGACGGGACGGTGAGACGAGGGGATGGGCGGACGGCCTCGCGTCGACTCGGCGAGGGTTGCCGAGGTGGAAAGATCGCCGGGACCGagatcgcgccgaggcgacgcacccgcgggGGCAGCCTTGGGAGCTCCGCCCTTCTGCGCTCCCTTGGGGTTACCGAAAAGGTTCTGAAACATTTCTCGTGGTCTCGCGTCGGTCGGGTCGTGCGTgatgcgtcgcgcggcgagtAAGTGTCGCCCGGCTCATGTCAGCCTCAACGGATATCGCACGCCCGATCCGCTGGCAGATCTCGGAACGAAGTCGGCATCGAGGTGGATAACAATCTGGGGGTGCGCCCGGGCGGATACGACGAAGCGGCGCGACCGTCGTTGGATCCGAGGCGATgtccgcgcgggtggcgccaCACGGAGTCGCGCAGGGCGCGCGAccgaccggcggcgcgacgagcgcgcgccgcgtcgcgtccaccggaCTCCGAGGGCGCTTTTcgcgcggccggcgacgTTCGACGCCGGTCGTATCCGCGCAAACGGAGCGgaccgacgcgaccgcggcggcgtccggcgacgaccccgccgcgttcatccGCGActtcgccaccgtcgcgctcaaGATGcagaccgccgcgctgcggggcgtcgccgacgtgcCCTCGCAACTCGCCAAGCAActccagcgcgcggccgccccgccgcccgcgggatTTCCCCCGGGCCctcccgacgacgtcgcggtggcgctcggcgcggatccCCTCGCGTTCATCGTCGACACGCAGCGGcgacacggcgacgtcgtcgggctaTCCCTCGCGGGTGAGCGCGTGGTGCTCGTCTCCGACCCGAAGGTGGCCGCGGACGTCATGATcgatcgcgcggggctcTTCGTCAAGGAGGGCACCGCGTTCTTCCCcgggtcgtcgctcgcgggtgAGGGTCTGCTCGtcagcgacggcgagtcgTGGGCGAGGCAACGCCGGCTCTCCAACCCGGCGTTCCGCgcagccgcggtggacgcctaCGCGACGGCCATggcacgcgccggggcggagcTGCTTAGAAACGAGTGGGGCGCGCGTTCGGTCCGCGATTGTTACGAAGATTTCAACGACCTCACGCTTCgaatcgtcgccgaggctctcttcggcgcggacgttcgAGGCAAACGCGCCAGGGAGATCAACGGCGCCATCAAGGAGGCGTTCGAGTTTTTCGGAAGACGATCCGCGACGGGGATGATCGTCCCGGAGTGGGTCCCGATCCCCGATAACTTTGCGTacaacgccgcggtgacTCGGCTGGACAAAGCCGTCTATTCGCTCATCGCCGAACGTCGTCAGAAACGGGTCAACGGCTTGGAGAGCGTCGAGAACCCCGACCTTCTCGACAGGCTTCTGGACGCcagggacgacggcgagggcggcgacggagggggCATGGACGACGTGAGTTTGCGAGACGAGCTCATGACGCTCATGGTGGCGGGTCAGGAGACGTCCGCCATATTACTCTCGTGGTGTTGCGTCAACGTCGCGAGTAACccgcggtgcgcggcgaagctctcggaggaggccgccgcggtgatcgGCCCGGATCCGCTGAACGATCTGCCGAACGCGAGCCACTACTCGCGTCTGAAgtacgccgaggctgcggtgCTGGAGACGATGCGAATGCAGCCCCCGGCGTACATGGTCGGCAGGTGCTGCGCCGAGGACGTGTTCATCGCGGGGGGCAAGTACGCGCTGCCCAAGGGAACGACCGTCCTGATCGCGCCGTATCTGCTGCACAACGACGCGAGGTACTGGGACGCGCCCGGGGAGTTCCGGCCGGAGCGTTGGCTCGAGCCGGGAGGCGTTCCAAAAGGGGTGGAACGAGGAGCGggatcgggcggcggcggcggcgcggatgcggacGCGCCCATGGCGAAGGGCGCTCTCAAGGGCATGGGCCCCGGGGGCGTGTACGTgccgttcggcgcgggcccGAGGGTCTGCATCGGCACGGGCTTCGCCATGATGGAGAGCGCGCTGCTCCTGGCGATGGTGGCCAGGGCGGTGGACGTGCGACTGAGGCCCGGGGCGGatccgccgaggccgagggcgCTCATCACGCTGCGACCGGAGAACGTTCGTTTGGACGTCGTGCCGAAGCGACGATGGTGGTGAGTGGTGGCGAGATCGAGGAATCGGAACGTCATCTCACGCGTAAGTGTTATTAATAAGATTAACATTAGCCGGCGCGAGTGTGACGTGATCTACGTGAGCGATTGGTAGAATAGACACGCCCCGTTCCACCTCCGTTCGCGTCTTCTCACCGGCTGTGgcgcaggagctcctcgagtATCTCCTCCTGTCCCCGTCGCAGGTTCATCACCGACGCGCACCAGTCCTCGCCGCTCTTCAGCTCCTTCTggatcgcccccgcgcgctccgcgtcaAGCTCGTCCAGCTCAAACccagccgcgtcgtccacgcccgccCCGGGTCTCAACGCGGCGTTCATcccgcgaagcgcgcgctccgaAGCCTCCCCGAGCacggccctcgcggcggcttcgtttCGCTCGGATATCGGTCGCCGAGGGTCGGGTTCGGCTCCGTCCGGACCCGCCGGTTCAAACCCCGTCAGCAGGTGCACtcgaagcg
The genomic region above belongs to Micromonas commoda chromosome 4, complete sequence and contains:
- a CDS encoding predicted protein (Encodes a protein with hydroxyproline-rich glycoprotein (HRGP) motifs and a Shugoshin C-terminal domain) translates to MTPQAIQQRLIVANQELARHNGKLRADVNESRRRADMAVNAEKQAAIVNAILRQQNDTAVRETRQLLVSPSPARSNNESAENPPPLRRAPPQAKLQSSNDEITRLKIRLAAYERERERRPERPAPSPAPPEPKPEPKPEPKPEPGPELARALPKSSSRIDVAPDPDPDDDVWAFVEDEQREFPRALPRTPANTPVQSFSAPVATFPVSALASNRPLRRPPAFDPNATWADEENLVPPTRPRAATAGDTPQVAVRSGLRERSKNVSYAEPSLKAKVRRPWSPTKPKRRSSKAKRRETEPAAAAASTSTLTSTSTSTSTQSATSAATSATASASTSSGVRSFDAALARVASAVSFVTERKRGGAQKARRAKSPEEHPEIESSPEIDPNALARRGLTDSDSDPNEEPTLPDSGSPARPSPFSNFTSRHVIRPGPTNRVLSFDNSPGSNEPFPTAAAYVRIPTAVEIAPSFGDDPDSDSDSDDGGDSDGESEYEDAEGSAVDDDDVASDVASDVGDEVPLLARRLSQEEITDALLADAVATGMRLDPRPGARRG
- a CDS encoding predicted protein, which translates into the protein MVPAPSMPDLQTEAMDLAEKGAKLACGSRFKRLPRLILRKLSLPVVAVIAIIWFVYAEAMAVATRWMENSVPGVMNTGVLSFNAGVGFLMYLCCVYRDPGRVPTAWRPPSLNDLETGELESGVDGGTHGHHGGLQELKRKGGARYCKKCAKYKPPRTHHCRVCNRCVLRMDHHCVWVNNCIGHRNYKSFFTFLFYITVACCHAFGILAGDAIGRFSGDDDDVGKSHADHRVNHGEDDGVAASVAEMAALILSLCLSVALCLLFGWHCYLVVNNKTTIEHYEGVRSRLVGPKPGDVGQAGGDGYAPSLDGVQHPYSLGARANLREILGRRVACWLAPGCSIAGDGLSFANVASMGYARWAKEKALRESELTLMGED
- a CDS encoding predicted protein; amino-acid sequence: MQTAALRGVADVPSQLAKQLQRAAAPPPAGFPPGPPDDVAVALGADPLAFIVDTQRRHGDVVGLSLAGERVVLVSDPKVAADVMIDRAGLFVKEGTAFFPGSSLAGEGLLVSDGESWARQRRLSNPAFRAAAVDAYATAMARAGAELLRNEWGARSVRDCYEDFNDLTLRIVAEALFGADVRGKRAREINGAIKEAFEFFGRRSATGMIVPEWVPIPDNFAYNAAVTRLDKAVYSLIAERRQKRVNGLESVENPDLLDRLLDARDDGEGGDGGGMDDVSLRDELMTLMVAGQETSAILLSWCCVNVASNPRCAAKLSEEAAAVIGPDPLNDLPNASHYSRLKYAEAAVLETMRMQPPAYMVGRCCAEDVFIAGGKYALPKGTTVLIAPYLLHNDARYWDAPGEFRPERWLEPGGGMGPGGVYVPFGAGPRVCIGTGFAMMESALLLAMVARAVDVRLRPGADPPRPRALITLRPENVRLDVVPKRRWW